A window of Verrucomicrobiota bacterium JB022 contains these coding sequences:
- a CDS encoding polysaccharide lyase has product MKFTPISQLSPRRFIPWALCGLLGPVACYALPAFPGAEGAGAETIGGRWGRVVYVTNLQDSGPGSLRAALEMGGERTILFKVGGRIHLESPIEVVNPYVTIAGQTAPGDGITISGETIHINTEEVIIRYLRFRRGTLERRDDNLGGYPIRNIIIDHCSFSWGLDENVSFYRYTRENEDGTREKLPTENVTIQWSISSEALDEFNHAFGATWGGKNASFHHNLFASNTARNPSIGWGQNVDIRNNVLFNWRHRSIDGGSGAATVNVVNNYFKPGPATGDGPIQYRVARPQHLDKHYETNEPGGWFVDGNHVVGYPEVTADNWAGGVQLDDDELGGKTLEDVRASQPYDIAPVTTHSAEEAYELVLAHAGATLPRRDVVDRRIAQEVRAGQPTHGNGIIKRIDDVGGWPEFRGGLPPVDTDLDGMPDAWERRYGLDPEDPADGVRDADGDGYTNLEEYLNGTNPLEAVDYSDPANNVSSLPR; this is encoded by the coding sequence ATGAAGTTCACCCCAATCTCCCAACTATCGCCCCGACGTTTCATCCCCTGGGCGCTTTGCGGCCTGCTGGGGCCGGTCGCCTGCTATGCCCTGCCTGCCTTCCCCGGTGCGGAAGGTGCCGGTGCGGAGACCATCGGCGGGCGTTGGGGTCGCGTCGTCTACGTGACCAACCTTCAGGACAGCGGTCCTGGCAGCCTCCGCGCGGCCCTCGAGATGGGTGGCGAGCGTACCATCCTCTTCAAGGTGGGTGGCCGCATCCACCTCGAATCCCCGATCGAAGTCGTCAACCCTTACGTGACTATCGCCGGACAGACGGCTCCGGGCGACGGCATCACGATCAGCGGCGAGACGATCCACATCAACACCGAGGAAGTGATCATCCGCTACCTGCGCTTTCGGCGCGGGACGCTTGAGCGTCGCGACGACAACCTCGGCGGCTACCCGATCCGCAACATCATCATCGACCATTGCTCCTTCAGCTGGGGCCTCGATGAAAACGTCTCGTTTTACCGCTACACGCGCGAAAACGAAGACGGCACCCGCGAAAAGCTGCCGACCGAAAACGTGACCATCCAGTGGTCCATCTCCAGCGAGGCGCTCGACGAGTTCAACCACGCCTTCGGGGCCACCTGGGGCGGCAAGAACGCCTCCTTCCACCACAACCTCTTTGCCAGCAACACCGCGCGCAACCCGAGCATCGGGTGGGGGCAGAACGTGGACATCCGCAACAACGTGCTTTTCAACTGGCGCCATCGCTCGATCGACGGCGGCAGCGGCGCAGCCACGGTCAACGTGGTCAACAACTACTTCAAGCCCGGCCCCGCCACCGGCGACGGCCCGATCCAATACCGGGTCGCTCGCCCGCAGCACCTCGACAAGCATTACGAGACGAATGAGCCCGGCGGCTGGTTCGTCGACGGCAACCATGTCGTCGGCTACCCGGAGGTGACGGCCGACAACTGGGCCGGTGGGGTGCAGCTCGACGACGACGAGCTGGGCGGCAAGACGCTCGAAGACGTGCGCGCCAGCCAGCCCTACGACATCGCTCCGGTGACGACCCACTCGGCCGAAGAGGCCTACGAGCTCGTCCTCGCCCACGCGGGAGCCACACTGCCGCGGCGCGACGTAGTCGACCGGCGCATCGCCCAGGAAGTGCGCGCTGGCCAGCCCACCCACGGCAACGGCATCATCAAGCGCATCGACGACGTCGGCGGCTGGCCGGAGTTCCGGGGTGGCCTGCCCCCGGTCGATACCGACCTCGACGGCATGCCCGACGCCTGGGAACGCCGTTACGGCCTCGACCCCGAAGACCCCGCCGACGGCGTCCGCGATGCCGATGGCGACGGTTACACCAACCTCGAAGAATACCTCAACGGCACCAACCCCCTGGAAGCGGTCGACTACAGCGACCCTGCCAACAACGTATCCAGCCTGCCCCGATGA
- a CDS encoding trehalase family glycosidase: MKLRPLTLTAAACATLPAASWANDRLAVLEADDYARHVEFFNQMEPERVVNLIPNSESWEWMEAEIPFFTCPDADLEEIYYFRWWALRKHLKEVGPYKAYTEFIELETNAWFIPPERTIASALGHHFMETRWLQNQENDDSYLDYWMQGKDGEPQGHFHRYSSWLMDALWQRAEATGDFEFLLDRFDLLNADYARWEEEKRRPDGLFWQYDVWDAMEESISGSRHQQNVRPTINSYMFGNAVAMEKLSKLAGDNEQAEVYAAKARELRNLVQEHLWNPENKFFEVVYPDGEFADAREAIGFIPWYFNLPEPGQGYEVAWEQLTDPLGFWAPYGLTTAERRHPRFRSYAIGTCEWDGALWPYATSQTLVALANVLRNYPDTPVSAHDYYDAFVTYTRSQRYAGLPYIGEYQDETSGQWLKGRAPRSYYYHHSTYADLLITGLVGMQPQADGSLVVDPLLPEGTWNWFALDGVPYHDHQVTIIWDADGSQFGQGAGFQVLIDGEQVAHAEELQRLEIKLP, from the coding sequence ATGAAGCTCCGCCCCCTCACTTTGACCGCCGCTGCCTGCGCCACCCTGCCGGCAGCCTCCTGGGCCAACGACCGCCTCGCCGTGCTCGAAGCGGACGATTACGCCCGCCACGTGGAATTCTTTAACCAGATGGAGCCGGAGCGGGTCGTGAACCTCATCCCCAACTCCGAGTCGTGGGAATGGATGGAGGCGGAGATCCCGTTCTTCACCTGCCCCGATGCCGATCTGGAAGAGATCTACTACTTCCGCTGGTGGGCCCTGCGCAAGCACCTCAAGGAAGTCGGCCCCTACAAGGCCTACACCGAATTCATCGAGCTGGAGACCAATGCCTGGTTCATCCCGCCGGAGCGCACCATCGCCAGCGCGCTCGGCCACCACTTCATGGAGACCCGCTGGCTGCAGAACCAGGAAAACGACGACAGCTATCTCGATTACTGGATGCAGGGTAAGGACGGCGAGCCGCAGGGCCACTTCCACCGCTACAGCAGCTGGTTGATGGACGCCCTTTGGCAGCGTGCCGAGGCCACCGGCGATTTCGAGTTCCTGCTCGACCGTTTCGACCTGCTCAACGCCGATTATGCGCGCTGGGAAGAGGAGAAGCGCCGTCCCGACGGGCTCTTCTGGCAGTACGATGTGTGGGACGCGATGGAGGAATCCATCAGCGGCAGCCGCCACCAGCAAAACGTGCGCCCGACCATCAACAGCTACATGTTCGGCAATGCCGTCGCCATGGAAAAGCTCTCGAAGCTGGCAGGCGACAACGAGCAGGCCGAGGTCTACGCCGCCAAAGCCCGCGAGCTGCGCAACCTCGTGCAGGAACATCTCTGGAATCCGGAGAACAAGTTCTTCGAAGTCGTCTACCCCGATGGTGAATTCGCCGACGCACGCGAGGCCATCGGTTTCATCCCCTGGTATTTCAACCTCCCCGAGCCCGGCCAAGGCTATGAAGTGGCTTGGGAGCAACTGACCGATCCGCTCGGCTTCTGGGCTCCCTACGGCCTCACTACTGCCGAACGCCGCCACCCGCGCTTCCGCTCCTACGCCATCGGCACCTGCGAGTGGGACGGCGCGTTGTGGCCCTACGCGACCAGCCAGACGCTCGTCGCACTGGCCAACGTGCTCCGCAACTACCCGGATACGCCCGTCTCGGCTCACGACTACTACGACGCCTTCGTCACCTACACCCGCTCCCAGCGTTATGCCGGGCTGCCCTACATCGGCGAGTATCAGGACGAGACTTCCGGGCAGTGGCTGAAGGGCCGTGCGCCGCGCAGCTATTACTACCACCACTCGACCTACGCCGATCTGCTGATCACGGGCCTCGTGGGCATGCAACCGCAGGCCGATGGCTCGCTCGTGGTCGATCCGCTCCTGCCCGAAGGCACGTGGAACTGGTTTGCGCTCGACGGCGTGCCTTACCACGACCACCAGGTCACCATCATTTGGGACGCCGACGGCAGCCAGTTCGGCCAAGGCGCCGGCTTCCAGGTGCTTATCGACGGCGAACAGGTCGCCCACGCAGAGGAATTGCAACGTTTGGAAATCAAGCTTCCATGA
- a CDS encoding DUF6298 domain-containing protein, protein MNRTLAIFASLAAAVSLTAKQVDEVIHMAPEGHLTYDADEQGNRVPDFSHAGYQGGGVPLPQVETVYVIEPQEGDDGARIQAALDALAQREPQKSGLRGAVQLANGEFQVSGQLRIEASGIVLRGSGDTTIVAAGDDRRTLITAIGGKDRQLQGEAVQIVDDYVPVGSYRVTLPAGTGLQVGDRVVLTRPSTKAWIEAVEMHEPPARLPYQWRPGEWDMWWDRTVVQIEGNTATFDAPITTALEQRFGGATVQRYTWPTRLENVGVEHLNLVSEFDASNPHDEEHAWIAIELDNVENAWVAGISARHFVSSLVEIGFGARAITVQDCVSYDPVSELAGYRRLTYHTSGQQTLFLRCEAHEGIHDFTAGYLNTGPNAFVDSTAHHAEGFSGSVGSWASGVLFENVIVDGNALRLSNLGIWNQGVGWALANSMAWRSRASVMDISSPPTATNWGLGVWGQFEGNGVWMSTSEVTANPMSLYRAQLNDRIGKAALHALRPLPVYPVPARFETAPAPQPEAPIATPGMQLNDQGWLTVDGQLLTGREQGLQWWRGSLVPQRAKKISQPSITRFAPGRTGLGLTDDLSAVAAQMQERGLVVARHHYGLWYDRRRDDHEMTRRINAEVWPPFYELPWARTGTGESWNRISQYDLTKFNPWYFRRLREFAQEAQRHELVLISEMYFQHNLIESGAHWVDFPWREVNSVQETGWPEPPPYDGDTLVSAPRFYDTSIPEIAEWHRLYIRKCLDNLADQPNVIHTVSAEYTGPLHFVEFWLDVIAEWEAETGKHPLIALSTPKDVQDAILEDPKRSPLIDLVDFTYWFVDRNGDLFAPDGGQNLAPRQHLRQWDGSRADGKSIARMVADYRARYPHLGIITGHGEYEGWSFVAAGGSLAPLPRQTSPELLASLAMMKPLKAEKVAWTLSEGQNAFFYYTTGDEPAVIDLRNASGNFTVHFMDLQTGQPKSETEQVKGGKLYKPRSNGPAAFWITR, encoded by the coding sequence ATGAATCGAACGCTCGCCATATTCGCCTCCCTCGCCGCCGCCGTCTCCTTGACGGCCAAGCAGGTCGACGAGGTTATCCATATGGCGCCGGAAGGCCACTTGACCTACGACGCCGATGAACAGGGAAATCGGGTGCCCGATTTCTCCCATGCCGGCTATCAGGGTGGGGGTGTGCCCTTGCCACAGGTCGAGACGGTCTACGTGATCGAGCCACAGGAAGGGGACGACGGGGCGCGGATCCAGGCCGCCCTCGATGCGCTGGCCCAGCGTGAGCCTCAAAAAAGCGGCTTACGGGGGGCCGTCCAGCTGGCGAATGGCGAGTTTCAGGTTTCCGGGCAGCTCCGCATCGAAGCCAGCGGCATCGTGCTGCGCGGCTCTGGCGATACCACGATCGTGGCCGCCGGTGACGACCGGCGCACGCTGATCACCGCCATCGGCGGCAAGGACCGTCAGCTGCAAGGCGAGGCGGTTCAGATTGTGGACGACTACGTGCCCGTCGGCAGCTACCGCGTCACGCTTCCGGCTGGCACCGGGCTGCAGGTGGGCGACCGCGTCGTCCTGACGCGCCCGAGCACGAAGGCGTGGATCGAAGCCGTCGAGATGCACGAGCCGCCCGCCCGCTTGCCCTACCAGTGGCGGCCGGGCGAGTGGGACATGTGGTGGGACCGCACCGTGGTTCAGATCGAGGGCAATACTGCGACTTTCGACGCGCCCATTACCACCGCGCTCGAGCAGCGCTTCGGCGGCGCCACCGTGCAACGCTACACATGGCCGACCCGCCTCGAAAATGTGGGCGTGGAACACCTCAACCTCGTCTCCGAGTTCGACGCCTCCAACCCCCACGACGAGGAACACGCCTGGATCGCGATCGAGCTGGACAACGTCGAAAACGCCTGGGTGGCAGGCATCTCCGCGCGGCACTTTGTCAGCTCGCTGGTCGAAATCGGCTTCGGCGCGCGCGCGATCACGGTGCAGGATTGCGTGTCGTACGATCCGGTGTCGGAGCTGGCCGGTTATCGCCGGCTGACGTACCACACCAGCGGCCAACAGACGCTTTTCCTGCGTTGCGAGGCCCACGAGGGCATTCACGATTTTACGGCTGGCTACCTGAATACCGGCCCCAACGCCTTTGTGGACTCTACCGCGCACCATGCGGAGGGCTTTAGCGGCTCGGTCGGCAGCTGGGCCTCCGGCGTGCTCTTCGAGAACGTGATCGTCGACGGCAACGCCCTCCGCCTGTCCAACCTCGGCATCTGGAATCAGGGGGTCGGGTGGGCGCTGGCCAACTCCATGGCCTGGCGTTCGCGCGCCTCTGTGATGGACATCAGCTCGCCCCCCACCGCCACCAACTGGGGCCTGGGCGTCTGGGGCCAATTTGAAGGCAATGGCGTCTGGATGAGCACGAGCGAGGTGACGGCCAACCCGATGAGCCTCTACCGCGCGCAGCTCAACGACCGTATTGGCAAGGCCGCCTTGCATGCGCTGAGGCCGCTGCCGGTGTATCCTGTTCCCGCCCGCTTTGAAACCGCGCCCGCCCCGCAACCGGAGGCTCCCATCGCCACTCCCGGGATGCAGCTCAACGATCAGGGTTGGTTGACTGTGGACGGCCAGCTGTTGACCGGGCGCGAGCAGGGCCTGCAGTGGTGGCGCGGCAGCCTCGTGCCACAACGTGCGAAGAAGATTTCGCAGCCTTCCATCACGCGCTTTGCCCCCGGTCGCACCGGGCTGGGGTTGACGGACGACCTTTCCGCCGTCGCTGCCCAGATGCAGGAGCGCGGCCTCGTCGTGGCCCGCCATCACTACGGCCTGTGGTACGACCGCCGTCGTGACGATCACGAGATGACGCGCCGCATCAATGCTGAAGTCTGGCCGCCTTTCTACGAGCTGCCTTGGGCTCGTACCGGCACCGGAGAGTCGTGGAACCGCATTTCGCAGTACGACCTCACGAAGTTCAACCCGTGGTATTTCCGCCGCCTGCGCGAGTTTGCCCAAGAGGCGCAACGGCACGAGCTGGTCCTGATCAGCGAGATGTATTTCCAGCACAACCTCATCGAATCGGGCGCCCACTGGGTCGACTTCCCGTGGCGCGAGGTCAACTCCGTGCAGGAGACCGGCTGGCCTGAACCGCCGCCCTACGATGGCGACACCCTCGTCAGCGCTCCCCGCTTTTACGACACGAGCATCCCCGAGATCGCCGAGTGGCACCGCCTCTACATCCGCAAGTGCCTCGACAACCTCGCGGACCAGCCCAACGTCATTCACACCGTCAGCGCCGAATACACCGGCCCGCTGCACTTCGTGGAGTTCTGGCTGGATGTGATTGCAGAGTGGGAAGCGGAGACGGGCAAGCACCCGCTCATCGCGCTCTCGACGCCCAAGGACGTGCAGGACGCTATCCTCGAAGACCCGAAGCGCAGCCCGTTGATCGACCTCGTCGACTTCACCTACTGGTTTGTGGACCGCAACGGCGACCTCTTCGCGCCCGATGGCGGGCAAAACCTCGCGCCGCGCCAGCACCTGCGCCAGTGGGACGGCAGCCGCGCCGACGGCAAGTCGATTGCCCGCATGGTGGCCGATTACCGCGCGCGCTACCCGCACCTCGGTATCATCACCGGGCACGGCGAGTACGAAGGCTGGTCGTTTGTGGCCGCCGGGGGCTCGCTGGCTCCGCTGCCCAGGCAGACCTCGCCGGAGCTTCTTGCAAGCCTCGCCATGATGAAACCGCTGAAGGCCGAAAAGGTCGCCTGGACGCTCAGCGAGGGGCAGAACGCCTTCTTTTATTACACTACGGGCGATGAACCAGCCGTGATTGACTTGCGCAATGCTTCAGGGAACTTCACCGTCCATTTCATGGATTTGCAGACCGGGCAGCCAAAGTCGGAAACCGAGCAAGTGAAGGGCGGCAAGCTGTACAAGCCCCGCTCCAACGGCCCCGCCGCCTTCTGGATCACCCGCTAA
- a CDS encoding DUF5060 domain-containing protein: MRSCFFFLALLGSHLTAWAVTAPSSVEQWDVYEIELEGPSDGNPFAEVRLTGTFSDGEQSTEVAGFYDGDGVYRIRFMPPKPGNWTFQTRSNRTDLTNQQGAFEVTPAQGDNHGPIHVAYTYHFAYADGTPYKPIGTTSYSWTHRTEEMQERTLKTLAEAPFNKLRMGVFPQAHGADYMPPTRFPFAGEPHNWDFERPNPEFFQHLEQRIGQLRDMGIVCDLILFYPYGEGRWGLDRLEKPEDEQFLRYLVARLAAYRNIWWSIGNEYDFFRTKTMEDWDRYFQVVMAADPYGHPRSIHNGFVLYDNNKPWVTHASIQNGAAVEHSRSAQLYRDVWRKPIVYDEVKYEGDHDKRWAQLSGEELVHRFWSGTVAGTYVGHSEYFQAPHDIVWLGQGGELKGTSPERITFLRQILEDSPKEGINPADKWQDSRIGGKAGEYYLVYFGKETPTEWAFQLPKNGLTDGMEFQVEVIDTWGMTIKPVDKPFVTKKNGMYSYVAEGNRKVKLPGKEHMALRIRYVGGAESPGANLAPLEP, from the coding sequence ATGCGCAGTTGCTTCTTCTTCCTCGCCCTGTTGGGCAGCCACCTGACGGCCTGGGCGGTCACGGCTCCATCTTCCGTGGAGCAGTGGGACGTCTACGAGATCGAGCTGGAGGGGCCGTCCGACGGCAACCCCTTCGCCGAAGTCCGCCTCACCGGCACCTTTTCCGACGGCGAACAATCGACCGAAGTGGCCGGCTTTTACGACGGCGACGGCGTCTACCGCATCCGCTTCATGCCGCCCAAGCCGGGTAACTGGACTTTCCAGACTCGCAGCAATCGGACCGATTTGACCAACCAGCAGGGTGCCTTTGAGGTAACGCCTGCGCAGGGCGACAATCACGGGCCGATCCACGTCGCCTACACCTACCACTTTGCCTACGCCGACGGCACGCCCTACAAGCCCATCGGCACCACCAGCTACAGCTGGACGCACCGCACCGAAGAGATGCAGGAGCGCACGCTGAAGACCCTCGCCGAGGCGCCCTTCAACAAGCTGCGCATGGGTGTGTTCCCGCAGGCCCACGGGGCGGATTACATGCCGCCGACGCGCTTCCCCTTTGCGGGCGAGCCGCACAACTGGGACTTCGAGCGCCCCAACCCGGAGTTTTTCCAGCATCTGGAGCAGCGCATCGGTCAGCTGCGCGACATGGGCATCGTGTGCGACCTGATCCTCTTTTACCCCTACGGTGAAGGTCGCTGGGGGCTGGATCGCCTCGAAAAGCCCGAAGACGAGCAGTTCCTGCGCTACCTCGTGGCCCGCCTCGCCGCTTACCGCAACATTTGGTGGTCGATCGGCAACGAATACGATTTCTTCCGCACCAAGACGATGGAAGACTGGGATCGCTACTTCCAGGTCGTCATGGCCGCCGACCCCTACGGGCACCCGCGCTCCATCCACAACGGCTTTGTGCTCTACGATAACAACAAGCCGTGGGTGACGCACGCCAGCATCCAGAACGGCGCGGCCGTCGAGCACTCCCGCAGCGCGCAGCTCTACCGCGACGTGTGGCGCAAGCCCATCGTGTACGATGAGGTGAAATACGAGGGCGACCACGACAAGCGCTGGGCCCAGCTTTCCGGCGAAGAGCTCGTACATCGCTTCTGGTCGGGCACCGTGGCGGGCACCTATGTCGGCCACAGCGAGTATTTTCAGGCCCCGCACGACATCGTGTGGCTGGGGCAGGGCGGCGAACTGAAGGGCACCAGCCCCGAGCGCATCACCTTCCTCCGCCAGATCCTCGAAGACAGCCCCAAGGAGGGCATCAACCCGGCCGACAAGTGGCAGGATTCGCGCATCGGCGGCAAGGCGGGCGAATACTACCTCGTCTACTTCGGCAAGGAAACGCCCACCGAATGGGCCTTCCAGCTGCCCAAGAACGGCCTGACCGACGGCATGGAGTTCCAGGTGGAGGTGATCGATACCTGGGGGATGACCATCAAGCCCGTCGATAAGCCCTTTGTGACCAAGAAGAACGGCATGTATTCCTACGTGGCCGAAGGCAACCGCAAGGTGAAGCTGCCTGGGAAGGAACACATGGCCCTGCGCATCCGCTACGTCGGCGGCGCCGAATCTCCCGGTGCCAACCTCGCACCGCTCGAGCCCTAA
- a CDS encoding dihydrodipicolinate synthase family protein — MKPNFPSEGILVALALPTDAQGALCADAIRQHLQWLRGVGIHGALALGSTGEFSFFSLEERKRILAFTAEAAAPLPVIANVSDINPKVACELAKTARDEGLAGVAVMPPSFYPVSAADQLAFFLKVAEAAAPLPVMLYNFPELACNRIAIETVEAFADRANMKGYKQSGREFSYHSELIAMGKEKGFGVFSGADTRLPEVFQLGAAGCIGGLVNMVPELMLEQFRVYKQGQPGELEPTASRMKEVGQIIDRLTFPINVPAGLAARGFEPGVPKSIVSAQSQEIFDGIVKDLRAKFVEWGLPLYQAK, encoded by the coding sequence ATGAAACCCAACTTTCCCTCCGAAGGTATTCTCGTCGCGTTGGCGCTGCCGACCGACGCCCAAGGCGCGTTGTGCGCCGACGCCATCCGGCAGCACTTGCAGTGGCTGCGTGGCGTCGGCATCCACGGCGCGTTGGCGCTCGGCAGCACCGGCGAGTTCTCCTTCTTCAGCCTGGAAGAGCGCAAGCGCATCCTCGCCTTTACCGCCGAGGCGGCCGCGCCCCTGCCGGTGATCGCCAATGTGAGCGACATCAACCCGAAAGTCGCTTGCGAGCTGGCCAAGACGGCTCGTGACGAAGGCCTGGCGGGCGTCGCCGTGATGCCGCCGTCGTTCTACCCCGTCTCCGCTGCCGACCAACTGGCGTTCTTCCTCAAGGTGGCCGAAGCCGCCGCCCCGCTGCCGGTGATGCTCTACAACTTCCCGGAGCTGGCCTGCAACCGCATCGCCATCGAGACGGTGGAAGCCTTTGCCGACCGCGCCAACATGAAGGGCTACAAGCAAAGCGGCCGTGAGTTCAGCTACCACAGCGAGCTGATCGCGATGGGCAAGGAAAAGGGCTTCGGCGTCTTCTCCGGGGCCGATACGCGCCTGCCCGAGGTCTTCCAGCTCGGCGCCGCCGGCTGCATCGGCGGTCTCGTCAACATGGTGCCCGAGCTGATGCTGGAGCAGTTCCGCGTCTACAAGCAAGGCCAGCCCGGCGAACTCGAACCGACCGCCTCCCGCATGAAGGAAGTCGGCCAGATCATCGACCGCCTCACGTTCCCGATCAACGTGCCCGCCGGCCTCGCCGCGCGCGGTTTCGAGCCGGGCGTGCCCAAGTCGATCGTTTCGGCCCAGTCGCAGGAAATCTTCGACGGCATCGTCAAAGACCTGCGCGCCAAGTTCGTCGAGTGGGGCCTGCCGCTCTACCAAGCCAAGTAA
- a CDS encoding sodium:solute symporter, giving the protein MGSHFTFLDLGVLVVYFAAIMGVGLFFMFRERSVESYTAASRSMSGWLTGLSILGTYVSSISFLALPGKAFAENWNPYVFSLSLFIATPIAVWFFLPYYRRSHYVSAYHHLEDRFGAWARVYASICYLLTQLARMGTVMYLMALPLKELLGWDIYTVIVVTGVAVTAYTFMGGITAVIWTDAIQTVILIVGALACAAVMVFSLPDGPGQVFTLAAEHDKFSLGDYGPGLTTTTFWVTLIYGFFINLNNFGIDQSYVQRYIAAKSDKEARRSIWLGGLMYIPVSAIFFFIGTALFAYYTAFPEALPGDYQGNPDRVFPWFIVSALPPGITGLLIAAIFAAAMSTLSTSLNSAATIVLSDYYQRFFNREANERQSMRFVLITTIVFGAAGTLMALSMTQVKNALDAWWGYASIFSGGMLGLFLLSILARRANATAALVGTIVGLILILWMSLSPKMGWLGEGLQSPFHNYLVIVFGTTTILLVGFLCAQFAFGRRQTPHQP; this is encoded by the coding sequence ATGGGTTCCCATTTCACATTCCTCGATCTCGGCGTTCTGGTGGTCTATTTTGCGGCCATCATGGGCGTCGGCCTGTTCTTCATGTTCCGCGAGCGTTCGGTGGAGAGTTACACCGCCGCCAGTCGCAGCATGTCGGGCTGGCTCACGGGGCTGTCGATCCTGGGGACCTATGTCAGCAGCATCAGCTTCCTCGCGCTGCCGGGCAAAGCGTTCGCCGAAAACTGGAACCCTTACGTTTTCAGTCTGTCGCTGTTCATCGCGACGCCCATTGCGGTCTGGTTTTTCCTGCCGTATTACCGCCGCTCGCACTACGTCTCGGCCTACCATCACCTGGAAGACCGTTTCGGGGCCTGGGCGCGCGTCTACGCCAGCATTTGCTATCTCCTTACCCAGCTCGCCCGCATGGGCACGGTCATGTATCTCATGGCCCTGCCGCTGAAGGAGCTGCTGGGTTGGGACATCTACACCGTGATCGTCGTGACGGGCGTGGCCGTGACGGCCTACACCTTCATGGGCGGTATCACAGCGGTCATCTGGACCGATGCGATACAGACGGTGATCCTGATTGTGGGCGCGCTCGCCTGTGCCGCCGTCATGGTGTTCAGCCTGCCGGATGGCCCGGGCCAGGTCTTCACGCTTGCGGCAGAGCACGACAAGTTCAGCCTCGGCGACTACGGCCCCGGCCTTACGACTACCACCTTCTGGGTCACGCTGATCTACGGGTTCTTCATCAACCTGAACAACTTCGGCATCGACCAAAGCTACGTGCAGCGCTACATCGCCGCGAAGTCGGACAAGGAAGCGCGCCGCAGTATCTGGCTGGGTGGCCTGATGTATATTCCCGTTTCGGCCATCTTTTTCTTCATCGGCACCGCCCTCTTTGCCTACTACACGGCTTTTCCAGAGGCGCTGCCAGGCGACTACCAGGGCAACCCCGACCGGGTCTTCCCTTGGTTCATCGTGTCGGCCCTGCCGCCCGGCATCACCGGCCTGTTGATCGCCGCGATTTTCGCCGCCGCCATGAGCACGCTCTCCACGAGCCTCAATTCGGCCGCCACCATCGTGCTCAGCGACTACTACCAGCGCTTCTTTAACCGCGAGGCCAATGAGCGCCAGTCGATGCGCTTTGTGCTCATCACCACCATCGTGTTCGGCGCCGCCGGCACGCTCATGGCCTTGAGCATGACGCAGGTGAAGAACGCCCTCGATGCCTGGTGGGGCTACGCCAGCATCTTCAGTGGCGGCATGCTCGGGCTCTTCCTGCTCAGCATCCTAGCCCGGCGCGCCAACGCCACGGCGGCACTCGTCGGCACCATCGTGGGCCTGATCCTGATCCTGTGGATGAGCCTGTCGCCCAAGATGGGCTGGCTCGGCGAAGGCCTGCAAAGCCCGTTCCACAACTACCTGGTGATCGTCTTCGGCACCACCACGATCCTGCTGGTCGGCTTCCTCTGCGCCCAGTTCGCCTTCGGCCGTCGCCAAACCCCGCACCAGCCGTAA